A window from Pseudoliparis swirei isolate HS2019 ecotype Mariana Trench chromosome 17, NWPU_hadal_v1, whole genome shotgun sequence encodes these proteins:
- the hells gene encoding lymphoid-specific helicase isoform X2: MSCPADSVKEESRSRSPHCPKPDESEEPLGTAMETGAANDISVKCENETAKPIITKEMEDEEKKLMEEGERKEKEMIEKARQTQERDSHDMRFKRLQHLLQKSNIYSKFLLTKMEQQQSEENVKKERVEKKAKKNTKGAEPEKDTKKRKRDDDYKIVDVMSKEDILSQAKKAKKEQVDKAPVQRKLEAEDIEKMCDSNEDIKNRLSEAMRDNANHFLHPHRKVNGQPVPAQQPELFSGGVMRSYQIEGTEWLRMLWENGINGILADEMGLGKTIQCIAHIAMMIEKKVLGPFLVVAPLSTLPNWMREFKRFTPEVSVLLYHGPQRAKTLKQIRRPQGTLSMCPVVLTSFEIAMRDRKCLQRFQWKYLIVDEGHRIKNLNCRLVRELKLLPTDNKLLLTGTPLQNNLAELWSLLNFLLPEVFDDLKSFESWFDISTIGEAETVVATEREQNILSMLHQILTPFLLRRLKSDVTLEIPPKKEIIVYAPLTAKQEAFYTATVNKTIAKMLGQEKTEAPVVLTPSGRPKRGSRKLVDYKERDGDTPYDLEKYLEKVRKEHEQSSSPVPDVQSPLNAHINLKLRNILMLLRKTCNHPYLVEYPLDPATQEFKIDEELVQTSGKFLILDRLLPALKDRGHKVLIFSQMTSILDILVDYCYLRGFQYSRLDGSMSFSDREENMTKFSEDPEVFLFLLSTRAGGLGINLTAADTVIIFDSDWNPQADLQAQDRCHRIGQTKPVVVYRLVTANTIDQKILERASAKRKLEQMVIHKNKFKGGKADLSLSKSCIDLDELMLLLKARGTEKEVTASRGKVISDKDLELLLDRSDLLDKAKENTKKEKVGVFRVIDAKDSSEITMT; encoded by the exons GCTCGGCAAACACAGGAGAGGGATTCTCACGACATGCGGTTCAAGAGGCTGCAGCACTTGCTCCAGAAGAGCAACATCTACTCCAAATTCTTGCTGACTAAgatggagcagcagcagagtgag GAGAATGTCAAGAAGGAGAGAGTTGAAAAGAAGGCCAAGAAG AACACAAAAGGTGCAGAGCCTGAGAAAG AtacaaaaaagaggaagagggatgaCGACTACAAAATAGTAGACGTCATGTCAAAAGAG GACATCTTGTCGCAAGCCAAGAAAGCAAAAAAGGAGCAAGTG GACAAGGCGCCGGTCCAGAGGAAACTAGAAGCCGAGGACATCGAGAAGATGTGCGATTCCAATGAGGACATCAAGAACCGCCTGTCGGAGGCGATGCGAGACAACGCCAATCACTTCCTGCACCCCCACAGGAAGGTGAATGGCCAGCCGGTCCCCGCCCAGCAGCCGGAGCTCTTCTCCGGAGGGGTCATGAGGTCGTACCAGATTGAGGGCACCGAGTGGCTGAGG atGCTGTGGGAGAACGGCATCAACGGCATCCTGGCCGACGAGATGGGACTGGGGAAGACCATCCAGTGCATCGCTCACATCGCCATGATGATAGAGAAGAAAGTGTTGGGCCCCTTCCTGGTGGTGGCCCCACTCTCCACTCTGCCCAACTGGATGAGAGAATTCAAGCGCTTCACACCAGAG GTGTCGGTGCTGCTCTACCACGGCCCGCAGAGGGCCAAGACGCTGAAGCAGATCCGCAGACCTCAGGGGACCCTCAGCATGTGCCCTGTGGTGCTCACCTCTTTCGAGATTGCCATGAGAGACAGAAAATGTCTACAG CGCTTCCAGTGGAAGTACCTGATAGTGGACGAGGGCCACAGGATCAAAAACCTCAACTGCCGGCTGGTGCGGGAGCTGAAGTTGCTGCCGACCGACAACAAGCTGCTGCTGACCGGCACACCGCTGCAGAACAACCTGGCCGAGCTCTGGTCCCTCCTCAACTTCCTTCTGCCAGAAGTCTTTGACGACCTCAAGAG CTTCGAGTCGTGGTTCGACATCAGCACCATTGGTGAAGCGGAGACCGTGGTGGCTACTGAGCGTGAGCAGAACATCCTGAGCATGCTGCACCAG ATCCTGACTCCGTTCCTGTTGAGGAGGCTGAAGTCCGACGTTACGCTGGAGATTCCTCCGAAGAAGGAGATCATTGTGTACGCTCCTCTGACGGCCAAACAGGAGGCCTTTTACACCGCCACGGTCAACAAAACCATCGCCAAGATGCTGGGCCAGGAAAAG ACGGAGGCTCCCGTGGTGTTGACGCCAAGTGGGCGGCCGAAGCGCGGCAGCAGAAAGCTGGTGGACTACAAAGAGCGAGACGGGGACACGCCGTACGACCTGGAGAAATATCTGGAGAAGGTTCGCAAGGAGCACGAGCAGAG CTCGTCTCCAGTGCCGGATGTCCAGAGTCCGCTGAACGCCCATATAAACCTGAAGCTGCGGAACATTCTCATGCTGCTGAGGAAAACGTGTAACCACCCCTACCTGGTGGAGTACCCCCTCGACCCCGCCACACAGGAGTTCAAG ATTGACGAAGAGCTGGTGCAGACCTCTGGCAAGTTTCTCATACTGGACAGACTGCTGCCTGCACTGAAGGATCGGGGACACAAG GTTCTGATCTTCAGTCAGATGACGTCCATCCTTGACATCCTGGTGGATTACTGCTATCTGCGGGGCTTCCAGTACAGCCGACTAGACGGCAGCATGTCCTTCTCCGATCGAGAGGAGAAC ATGACCAAGTTCTCTGAAGATCCTGAGGTGTTCCTCTTCCTGTTGAGCACCAGAGCCGGAGGACTCGGGATCAACCTGACGGCCGCTGACACCGTTATCATCTTCGACAGCGACTGG AACCCCCAGGCAGACCTGCAGGCTCAGGACCGCTGCCACCGAATCGGGCAGACCAAACCGGTGGTCGTGTACCGGCTGGTCACGGCCAACACAATCGACCAGAAGATCCTGGAGAGGGCCTCTGCCAAGAGGAAGCTGGAGCAGATGGTCATCCACAAGA ATAAGTTCAAAGGCGGGAAGGCCGACCTCAGCCTCAGCAAGAGCTGCATCGATCTGGATGAGCTGATGTTGCTGCTCAAAGCCAGAGGCACGGAGAA GGAGGTGACAGCGTCGAGGGGGAAGGTGATCAGCGACAAGGACCTGGAGCTTCTGCTGGATCGCAGCGACTTGTTGG ACAAAGCAAAGGAGAACACGAAGAAAGAGAAGGTGGGCGTCTTCAGAGTGATCGATGCCAAAGATTCGTCGGAGATCACGATGACCTGA
- the hells gene encoding lymphoid-specific helicase isoform X1, whose amino-acid sequence MSCPADSVKEESRSRSPHCPKPDESEEPLGTAMETGAANDISVKCENETAKPIITKEMEDEEKKLMEEGERKEKEMIEKARQTQERDSHDMRFKRLQHLLQKSNIYSKFLLTKMEQQQSEENVKKERVEKKAKKTFMSFFKMQNTKGAEPEKDTKKRKRDDDYKIVDVMSKEDILSQAKKAKKEQVDKAPVQRKLEAEDIEKMCDSNEDIKNRLSEAMRDNANHFLHPHRKVNGQPVPAQQPELFSGGVMRSYQIEGTEWLRMLWENGINGILADEMGLGKTIQCIAHIAMMIEKKVLGPFLVVAPLSTLPNWMREFKRFTPEVSVLLYHGPQRAKTLKQIRRPQGTLSMCPVVLTSFEIAMRDRKCLQRFQWKYLIVDEGHRIKNLNCRLVRELKLLPTDNKLLLTGTPLQNNLAELWSLLNFLLPEVFDDLKSFESWFDISTIGEAETVVATEREQNILSMLHQILTPFLLRRLKSDVTLEIPPKKEIIVYAPLTAKQEAFYTATVNKTIAKMLGQEKTEAPVVLTPSGRPKRGSRKLVDYKERDGDTPYDLEKYLEKVRKEHEQSSSPVPDVQSPLNAHINLKLRNILMLLRKTCNHPYLVEYPLDPATQEFKIDEELVQTSGKFLILDRLLPALKDRGHKVLIFSQMTSILDILVDYCYLRGFQYSRLDGSMSFSDREENMTKFSEDPEVFLFLLSTRAGGLGINLTAADTVIIFDSDWNPQADLQAQDRCHRIGQTKPVVVYRLVTANTIDQKILERASAKRKLEQMVIHKNKFKGGKADLSLSKSCIDLDELMLLLKARGTEKEVTASRGKVISDKDLELLLDRSDLLDKAKENTKKEKVGVFRVIDAKDSSEITMT is encoded by the exons GCTCGGCAAACACAGGAGAGGGATTCTCACGACATGCGGTTCAAGAGGCTGCAGCACTTGCTCCAGAAGAGCAACATCTACTCCAAATTCTTGCTGACTAAgatggagcagcagcagagtgag GAGAATGTCAAGAAGGAGAGAGTTGAAAAGAAGGCCAAGAAG ACctttatgtctttttttaaaatgcagAACACAAAAGGTGCAGAGCCTGAGAAAG AtacaaaaaagaggaagagggatgaCGACTACAAAATAGTAGACGTCATGTCAAAAGAG GACATCTTGTCGCAAGCCAAGAAAGCAAAAAAGGAGCAAGTG GACAAGGCGCCGGTCCAGAGGAAACTAGAAGCCGAGGACATCGAGAAGATGTGCGATTCCAATGAGGACATCAAGAACCGCCTGTCGGAGGCGATGCGAGACAACGCCAATCACTTCCTGCACCCCCACAGGAAGGTGAATGGCCAGCCGGTCCCCGCCCAGCAGCCGGAGCTCTTCTCCGGAGGGGTCATGAGGTCGTACCAGATTGAGGGCACCGAGTGGCTGAGG atGCTGTGGGAGAACGGCATCAACGGCATCCTGGCCGACGAGATGGGACTGGGGAAGACCATCCAGTGCATCGCTCACATCGCCATGATGATAGAGAAGAAAGTGTTGGGCCCCTTCCTGGTGGTGGCCCCACTCTCCACTCTGCCCAACTGGATGAGAGAATTCAAGCGCTTCACACCAGAG GTGTCGGTGCTGCTCTACCACGGCCCGCAGAGGGCCAAGACGCTGAAGCAGATCCGCAGACCTCAGGGGACCCTCAGCATGTGCCCTGTGGTGCTCACCTCTTTCGAGATTGCCATGAGAGACAGAAAATGTCTACAG CGCTTCCAGTGGAAGTACCTGATAGTGGACGAGGGCCACAGGATCAAAAACCTCAACTGCCGGCTGGTGCGGGAGCTGAAGTTGCTGCCGACCGACAACAAGCTGCTGCTGACCGGCACACCGCTGCAGAACAACCTGGCCGAGCTCTGGTCCCTCCTCAACTTCCTTCTGCCAGAAGTCTTTGACGACCTCAAGAG CTTCGAGTCGTGGTTCGACATCAGCACCATTGGTGAAGCGGAGACCGTGGTGGCTACTGAGCGTGAGCAGAACATCCTGAGCATGCTGCACCAG ATCCTGACTCCGTTCCTGTTGAGGAGGCTGAAGTCCGACGTTACGCTGGAGATTCCTCCGAAGAAGGAGATCATTGTGTACGCTCCTCTGACGGCCAAACAGGAGGCCTTTTACACCGCCACGGTCAACAAAACCATCGCCAAGATGCTGGGCCAGGAAAAG ACGGAGGCTCCCGTGGTGTTGACGCCAAGTGGGCGGCCGAAGCGCGGCAGCAGAAAGCTGGTGGACTACAAAGAGCGAGACGGGGACACGCCGTACGACCTGGAGAAATATCTGGAGAAGGTTCGCAAGGAGCACGAGCAGAG CTCGTCTCCAGTGCCGGATGTCCAGAGTCCGCTGAACGCCCATATAAACCTGAAGCTGCGGAACATTCTCATGCTGCTGAGGAAAACGTGTAACCACCCCTACCTGGTGGAGTACCCCCTCGACCCCGCCACACAGGAGTTCAAG ATTGACGAAGAGCTGGTGCAGACCTCTGGCAAGTTTCTCATACTGGACAGACTGCTGCCTGCACTGAAGGATCGGGGACACAAG GTTCTGATCTTCAGTCAGATGACGTCCATCCTTGACATCCTGGTGGATTACTGCTATCTGCGGGGCTTCCAGTACAGCCGACTAGACGGCAGCATGTCCTTCTCCGATCGAGAGGAGAAC ATGACCAAGTTCTCTGAAGATCCTGAGGTGTTCCTCTTCCTGTTGAGCACCAGAGCCGGAGGACTCGGGATCAACCTGACGGCCGCTGACACCGTTATCATCTTCGACAGCGACTGG AACCCCCAGGCAGACCTGCAGGCTCAGGACCGCTGCCACCGAATCGGGCAGACCAAACCGGTGGTCGTGTACCGGCTGGTCACGGCCAACACAATCGACCAGAAGATCCTGGAGAGGGCCTCTGCCAAGAGGAAGCTGGAGCAGATGGTCATCCACAAGA ATAAGTTCAAAGGCGGGAAGGCCGACCTCAGCCTCAGCAAGAGCTGCATCGATCTGGATGAGCTGATGTTGCTGCTCAAAGCCAGAGGCACGGAGAA GGAGGTGACAGCGTCGAGGGGGAAGGTGATCAGCGACAAGGACCTGGAGCTTCTGCTGGATCGCAGCGACTTGTTGG ACAAAGCAAAGGAGAACACGAAGAAAGAGAAGGTGGGCGTCTTCAGAGTGATCGATGCCAAAGATTCGTCGGAGATCACGATGACCTGA